The following proteins come from a genomic window of Brevibacillus antibioticus:
- a CDS encoding DUF6470 family protein — protein MQIPQIRMESTFAQLGLQVRKPVQEIKQPQAEMNLSQKPAELTIEQARTELQIDSSQARANIGIMTSMQFSDKNAAYGEEKWLQAIAEKSQEGDRLMRIYTKENAIAAIGREKGLRVLEGGYRPPATSNDEGVDVSIQVKPVVINVKRNGMSINPVTRPPELSYTPGKVEPYMIQYNSLKIDVVGSQMDQLM, from the coding sequence ATGCAAATTCCACAGATACGGATGGAGAGTACATTTGCCCAGTTAGGTTTACAAGTGAGGAAACCTGTACAAGAAATTAAACAGCCTCAGGCAGAAATGAATCTAAGTCAGAAACCAGCAGAGCTCACCATTGAGCAGGCAAGAACTGAATTACAAATCGATTCGAGCCAAGCTCGTGCGAACATTGGTATCATGACCTCTATGCAGTTTAGTGACAAGAATGCAGCCTATGGCGAAGAGAAATGGCTGCAGGCAATTGCGGAGAAAAGTCAAGAGGGCGACCGATTGATGAGAATATATACAAAAGAGAATGCTATTGCTGCGATTGGCAGGGAAAAGGGCTTGAGGGTATTGGAAGGTGGATACAGGCCACCTGCAACTTCCAACGACGAAGGAGTAGATGTAAGTATCCAAGTAAAACCAGTTGTCATCAATGTAAAACGAAATGGCATGAGTATTAATCCTGTAACAAGACCGCCAGAGCTTTCCTATACACCTGGTAAGGTAGAGCCATATATGATTCAATATAACAGCCTTAAGATTGATGTTGTAGGAAGTCAAATGGATCAACTAATGTAA
- a CDS encoding flagellin, producing MIIQHNMSAMNTHRQLNVNGGNLAKNVEKLSSGYRINRAADDAAGLSISERMRAQIRGMEQASRNSQDGISLIQTAEGALQTVNNMLVRIKELATQAANGTLDDVNDRARLQEELNELTKEIGNIKGNTKFNGINLFSNTATEIKIQIGQEAGQTLSLNTANFSLGGVHTAVSGWSFGSVGGANGASTVLGSIDAVINMVSKSRSYLGANQNRLENTINNLNITSENLTAAESRIRDVDMAKEQMQFTKNNILTQASQAMLAQANQLPQGVLQLLR from the coding sequence ATGATTATCCAACACAATATGTCCGCTATGAACACACACCGTCAACTGAATGTAAACGGTGGCAACCTGGCGAAAAACGTTGAGAAACTGTCTTCCGGTTACCGCATCAACCGTGCTGCTGACGACGCTGCTGGTCTTTCTATCTCCGAGCGTATGCGTGCACAAATTCGTGGTATGGAGCAAGCTTCCCGCAACTCCCAAGATGGTATCTCCCTGATCCAAACGGCTGAGGGTGCTTTGCAAACAGTAAACAACATGCTCGTTCGTATTAAAGAATTGGCAACTCAAGCAGCTAACGGTACATTGGATGACGTTAATGACCGCGCTCGCTTGCAAGAAGAACTTAACGAACTGACTAAAGAGATTGGTAACATTAAAGGTAATACCAAGTTCAATGGAATCAATCTTTTCTCTAACACTGCTACTGAAATCAAAATCCAAATTGGTCAAGAAGCAGGTCAAACTCTGTCCTTGAATACTGCAAACTTCTCATTGGGCGGTGTTCACACTGCTGTGAGCGGTTGGAGCTTTGGTTCTGTTGGTGGTGCTAATGGAGCATCTACTGTTCTGGGAAGCATTGACGCAGTTATTAACATGGTCAGCAAATCGCGTTCTTACCTGGGTGCGAACCAAAACCGTTTGGAAAACACTATCAACAACCTGAACATCACTTCCGAAAACCTGACTGCAGCTGAATCCCGTATCCGCGACGTAGATATGGCGAAAGAGCAAATGCAGTTCACTAAAAATAACATCTTGACTCAAGCTTCTCAAGCAATGTTGGCACAAGCTAACCAATTGCCACAAGGTGTTCTGCAATTGCTCCGTTAA
- the csrA gene encoding carbon storage regulator CsrA: protein MLVLSRKKNESIMLGDAIEIKIISVEGDQVRLGIEAPRNLDVYRKEIYDAIQEENKLATIKQTDWQALKNLIQMKQTEGDQ from the coding sequence ATGCTGGTCCTTTCACGGAAGAAAAATGAGTCGATAATGTTAGGGGACGCCATTGAGATCAAGATTATCTCTGTTGAGGGAGATCAGGTGCGACTCGGGATTGAGGCACCGAGAAACTTGGATGTGTATCGAAAGGAGATTTATGATGCAATCCAAGAAGAGAATAAGTTGGCAACAATAAAGCAGACAGATTGGCAGGCTTTAAAAAATTTGATTCAAATGAAACAAACGGAAGGTGATCAATAG
- the flgK gene encoding flagellar hook-associated protein FlgK codes for MRSTFHGIEVSKRGLFAQQSALNTTGHNISNANTEGYSRQRVNMQATTGLPYVGMQASIEPGLLGTGVQATSIQRLREEFLDIQYRNEYKRQGYWDGRLETLEKLEGIMNEPSDTGLQKVMDQMWQAWQDLAKDPTDTSARAVVRERSKAVADTFNTLTNHIKEVQTDLNNVVNVKSMEINSLGQQIANLNNQIANVVPHGYQPNDLYDQRDVLLDKLSKLVEVRATQSTAGMVNVTIEGRDFVTGITSQPVATVQNPITGMSDMTLGGAGFVPTTGYMAGTLQSRDQIVPGMLKRLDVLAVNLTKEINDLHRAGRSLSDINNGTVQDLPFFVDANSLATNPASKNYPTSASSLVVNPEIMKSLDAIAAAQAEAGGTPVGNNKSALAIASIKFKVLPAGSKPNDLAESSTLDNYYRYTISQLGVDAQEAERNQLNSEMLVGTVDNQRQSVSGVSIDDEMAEMVKYQHAYSASARVMTSMDEILDKVINGMGRVGL; via the coding sequence ATGCGCTCTACTTTTCATGGAATTGAAGTCAGCAAACGCGGCTTGTTCGCTCAACAGTCCGCGCTAAATACAACGGGACACAACATCTCCAATGCGAATACGGAAGGTTACAGTCGCCAGCGCGTGAATATGCAGGCTACGACTGGTTTGCCTTATGTAGGGATGCAAGCAAGTATCGAGCCAGGGTTGCTGGGGACAGGGGTTCAAGCTACTAGTATTCAGCGGTTGCGGGAAGAGTTTTTGGATATTCAGTATCGGAACGAATACAAGCGTCAAGGCTACTGGGATGGTCGCTTGGAAACGTTGGAGAAATTAGAAGGCATCATGAATGAGCCGTCTGACACTGGTTTGCAAAAGGTTATGGACCAGATGTGGCAAGCATGGCAAGACTTGGCCAAAGACCCGACAGATACTTCTGCTCGTGCGGTTGTTCGGGAACGAAGCAAGGCAGTAGCGGACACGTTTAATACGCTAACCAATCACATCAAGGAAGTACAAACTGATCTGAATAACGTGGTCAATGTAAAATCGATGGAGATCAACTCTCTGGGTCAACAGATTGCAAACTTGAACAACCAGATTGCAAACGTGGTACCGCATGGCTATCAGCCAAATGATCTCTATGACCAACGTGACGTGCTTTTGGACAAGCTCTCCAAGTTGGTGGAGGTCCGTGCAACTCAGTCAACTGCTGGTATGGTAAACGTGACGATTGAAGGTCGCGATTTTGTAACAGGGATTACATCACAGCCAGTAGCTACTGTACAAAACCCAATTACAGGCATGAGTGACATGACGTTGGGTGGAGCGGGATTTGTGCCAACAACCGGCTATATGGCAGGAACGTTACAATCTCGTGATCAGATTGTGCCGGGCATGCTAAAACGTTTGGATGTTTTGGCGGTGAATCTGACGAAGGAAATCAACGATCTGCATCGGGCAGGTCGAAGCTTGAGTGATATTAACAATGGCACTGTACAGGATCTGCCATTCTTCGTGGATGCGAACTCTTTGGCAACAAATCCTGCTTCAAAAAATTACCCAACGAGCGCATCCAGCCTGGTTGTTAATCCGGAGATCATGAAGAGCTTGGATGCCATCGCGGCCGCACAAGCAGAAGCTGGCGGCACTCCTGTAGGGAATAATAAGAGCGCTCTAGCTATCGCTTCAATCAAGTTCAAAGTTTTGCCGGCAGGTTCAAAGCCTAATGATTTGGCAGAAAGCTCTACGTTGGATAACTACTATCGCTACACAATCAGCCAATTGGGTGTTGATGCCCAGGAAGCTGAGCGTAACCAATTAAACTCTGAAATGCTCGTGGGTACTGTAGACAATCAACGTCAATCAGTATCTGGCGTATCGATCGATGACGAAATGGCAGAAATGGTGAAATACCAGCATGCATACAGTGCTTCTGCTCGTGTCATGACAAGCATGGACGAAATTTTAGACAAAGTCATCAACGGCATGGGCCGAGTGGGCCTCTAA
- the fliW gene encoding flagellar assembly protein FliW translates to MNTNEQVELGKLFFEDGIPGFSHLQFFQLIQEEDNPFFLIQSTEEKDVGFWVINPFSFFPNYQFTLPEVYKEALHMDDGSQVAVFSIVTIRGKQEATVNLKAPIVINLDNRMSKQVILQEDSYPIRQSLFAQPVAEQG, encoded by the coding sequence ATGAACACAAATGAACAAGTGGAATTGGGTAAGCTATTTTTTGAAGATGGCATACCGGGGTTTTCCCATTTGCAATTTTTTCAGTTGATACAGGAAGAGGATAATCCCTTCTTTTTGATCCAGTCGACGGAGGAAAAGGATGTAGGCTTCTGGGTAATCAATCCTTTTTCTTTCTTCCCAAATTATCAGTTTACGTTACCTGAAGTATACAAAGAAGCTCTGCATATGGACGATGGATCACAAGTAGCGGTGTTCTCCATCGTTACGATTCGGGGCAAACAGGAAGCGACTGTGAATTTAAAAGCTCCTATCGTAATCAATCTCGACAACCGAATGAGTAAACAAGTGATTTTGCAGGAAGATTCGTATCCCATCCGCCAGTCGTTGTTCGCTCAACCTGTTGCGGAGCAAGGGTAG
- a CDS encoding flagellar protein FlgN: protein MNRLYDLLDNLIQLHKALYTLAMHKKEVLVKGNVDELIAITRQEQKLIKGVTEAEAARQQVVKELTTKKGFALQEGTLSELIKLTTSAEEKMRLTSCRNELSRIVTELRDANDLNQQLLEQSLSFVNMTLDLITDTPEDDFIYGRPTSDTYRQANRTFFNKKA, encoded by the coding sequence ATGAATAGACTCTACGATCTGCTCGACAACTTGATCCAGTTGCACAAAGCCTTGTACACCTTAGCCATGCACAAGAAGGAAGTGCTGGTAAAAGGAAATGTGGATGAACTTATAGCCATTACACGCCAGGAGCAAAAACTGATCAAGGGCGTCACAGAGGCTGAAGCAGCCCGCCAGCAAGTCGTAAAAGAACTGACAACAAAGAAGGGCTTTGCGCTGCAAGAAGGCACACTGTCTGAATTGATCAAGTTGACGACCAGTGCGGAAGAGAAGATGCGACTCACTTCCTGTCGTAATGAGCTAAGCCGGATTGTGACCGAACTGCGCGATGCTAACGACCTGAATCAGCAGTTACTGGAGCAATCCCTTTCTTTTGTCAACATGACGCTCGACCTGATCACGGATACGCCCGAGGACGACTTCATCTACGGAAGGCCGACCTCGGATACGTATCGTCAGGCTAATCGAACTTTTTTCAATAAAAAAGCGTAA
- the flgL gene encoding flagellar hook-associated protein FlgL has translation MAVRVTQNMLNSNMLRNLHNSMRNMDKLQDQLSSGSKIAKPSDDPVVAARGMFYRSSLMENDQYKRNVSEAQSWMDMTDGTMDEVGNVLKRIKELLVYSGDGAVSPEDLKTMGSEVQELKNHLGTLANQQINGKYIFAGTDTNKAPYDSTANGGNGDFVSTNNSPINLEVSQNVFVTSNINAQNIFNFPDNANNMFKVLDNIMTELNNGRGASQFISSLDQQYDKLLAERASLGASVNRVDLIAERLHSQEVNITGLMSKNEDADMAEVMTDLKTQESVHSAALGSGARIIQPTLLDFLR, from the coding sequence ATGGCAGTACGTGTGACGCAGAATATGTTGAATAGTAATATGCTGCGGAATTTACACAATTCCATGCGTAATATGGATAAGCTACAAGATCAGCTTTCGTCCGGTAGCAAAATTGCAAAGCCATCCGATGATCCTGTAGTAGCAGCTCGTGGGATGTTTTATCGGTCTTCATTGATGGAAAATGACCAATACAAGCGAAATGTAAGTGAAGCACAGTCTTGGATGGATATGACGGATGGTACCATGGATGAAGTGGGGAATGTTTTGAAACGTATTAAAGAGCTGCTCGTATATTCTGGTGATGGAGCCGTATCCCCTGAGGATTTGAAAACAATGGGGTCTGAAGTTCAGGAGTTGAAGAACCATCTGGGGACGCTCGCCAATCAGCAAATTAACGGGAAGTATATATTTGCAGGCACAGATACGAACAAAGCCCCTTATGATTCGACCGCAAATGGTGGGAATGGAGATTTTGTTAGTACCAATAATTCTCCAATTAACTTGGAAGTGAGTCAGAATGTGTTTGTGACGTCGAATATCAATGCGCAAAACATATTCAATTTCCCTGATAATGCGAATAATATGTTTAAAGTTCTTGATAACATCATGACTGAGCTGAATAATGGTAGAGGTGCTTCACAATTTATATCGAGCTTGGACCAGCAGTACGATAAACTGTTAGCAGAGAGGGCCTCACTTGGAGCAAGTGTAAACCGAGTAGACTTAATTGCTGAGCGGTTACATTCTCAAGAAGTTAACATTACTGGGCTGATGTCAAAAAATGAAGATGCCGATATGGCAGAAGTAATGACGGATTTAAAGACACAAGAAAGTGTGCATTCAGCTGCCTTGGGATCTGGTGCCCGTATCATTCAACCAACCCTGCTTGACTTCTTAAGGTAG